The following coding sequences lie in one Silene latifolia isolate original U9 population chromosome 5, ASM4854445v1, whole genome shotgun sequence genomic window:
- the LOC141656419 gene encoding putative disease resistance protein At4g27220 isoform X2, with amino-acid sequence MLNRVKKMLSTSDLNEDMRAFRSKMDYLSAQQSDVLKAVEHAEIQPGKKRKSEVELWCTVVEEKKKKRQDIDSEFKNQGPSSALKHQLAKEIKEVEGLIQQGKFPSGVVLDSHSATRLEMVVNTLVGSRSAENIEMITKWLKQDDVFAIGVFGMGGVGKTTLLKKIHNSLLCDSDIEGQVYWVTASRECNLQILQTAIGKCLGLDLSKEDDVERRRSEIFRRLSQLKKSVLIIDDMWNHFLTDQVGIPLNSCGCKVVITTRSEEVCRKMGCQKVIKVRPLPEDDAWFLFVEKSGELAEDLYSTAKEIVEECGGLPLALNTMGCCMREVTDVQQWKNALYELRKPARRQDNDMDDEVFRVLQYSYDSLRDERLKQCFLSCVLFPEDWVITRAKLIDLWIMEGLLDDIESWENKENKGHTIVNNLEKSSLLEPALWDDEEKGVTMHDLVRDMAMIVTQHHPHFMAKARLELETVPGDELWTRDLVKVSLSHNNIKEIPLGMSPETSNLRVLILSENPLQEIPDSFFVHMKALEVLDLSFTRVKRLPDTVSDLVNLRALLLEGCELLSYVPSVAKLTKLTTLDLPETCCLAPEGMEGLKCLQKLPYCRWRLSNLSRFNSFIQSCRLYSYSIWLYDIRHEALFRDDAYEFLYMNEKRVIISGVKFGRTEITPVLPCNIQALYVHACTMEGQRSLGEALPSLRDAKSLSWLMIKDCVGLKYVSSAPRCISSVSSYLDNLEVLNLIDLPDLRSIAENGSFSSFSHLRELKISKCPKLKAVLPSMSSQQQICLPHLNRIRVEHCEELEEIFESNWDFLSAQNNLNPGVALPELLSLELEGLPKFRNIYSIQLHLCTSLQHLRISDCAKLEGIFTSCTAATKPILTLPELRHFYLSSLPNLSSVYRGLLIFPSPDSLYLRVFECPKLKMMPLLSDQLICDPSQTTLASLPTESESPEWWEPLHQDFPDDVIRLSDYILQARQRVSWLSLSTS; translated from the coding sequence ATGTTGAATAGAGTAAAGAAAATGCTGTCTACCTCTGACTTAAACGAGGACATGAGGGCTTTTAGGAGTAAAATGGATTATCTTAGTGCTCAGCAAAGCGATGTCTTGAAGGCGGTGGAGCACGCAGAGATTCAACCGGGAAAGAAGCGTAAAAGTGAGGTTGAATTGTGGTGTACAGTggtggaagaaaagaaaaaaaagcgtCAAGACATAGACTCTGAGTTTAAGAACCAAGGTCCCAGCAGTGCGCTCAAGCACCAACTTGCCAAAGAAATTAAAGAGGTTGAAGGGCTAATTCAACAGGGAAAATTCCCTAGTGGAGTAGTACTTGACAGCCATTCCGCGACAAGATTGGAAATGGTGGTGAACACTTTAGTGGGCTCAAGAAGTGCAGAGAACATTGAGATGATTACGAAGTGGTTAAAGCAGGACGATGTGTTTGCCATCGGTGTGTTTGGCATGGGTGGTGTTGGTAAAACAACATTGCTTAAGAAAATTCATAATAGCCTCCTGTGTGATTCTGATATAGAAGGACAAGTTTATTGGGTTACGGCATCTCGAGAATGCAACCTCCAAATCTTGCAAACTGCTATCGGAAAGTGTTTGGGTCTTGATCTTTCGAAGGAAGATGATGTTGAGAGGAGAAGGTCTGAGATATTTCGCAGATTGTCGCAGTTAAAAAAATCAGTGCTAATAATTGATGATATGTGGAACCATTTTCTGACTGATCAAGTAGGCATTCCTCTTAATTCATGTGGTTGCAAGGTTGTCATCACAACCCGATCAGAAGAAGTTTGCCGAAAAATGGGATGCCAGAAGGTTATCAAAGTTAGACCCCTTCCAGAAGACGATGCTTGGTTTTTATTTGTTGAAAAATCGGGAGAACTAGCAGAAGATTTATATTCAACTGCTAAAGAGATTGTTGAAGAGTGCGGGGGGTTGCCGCTTGCATTGAACACGATGGGGTGCTGTATGCGAGAAGTTACTGATGTTCAGCAGTGGAAAAATGCTCTATATGAACTGCGAAAGCCCGCCAGGAGGCAAGATAACGATATGGATGATGAGGTTTTTCGTGTTTTACAATATAGCTACGATAGCTTGAGAGATGAGAGGTTGAAACAGTGCTTTTTGAGCTGTGTATTATTTCCAGAAGATTGGGTTATCACTCGAGCGAAACTGATAGACCTTTGGATTATGGAGGGACTCTTGGATGATATAGAGAGCTGGGAAAATAAAGAGAACAAAGGACATACTATCGTGAACAATCTTGAAAAATCGAGCTTGTTGGAACCAGCACTTTGGGATGATGAAGAGAAAGGTGTGACAATGCATGATCTGGTACGAGACATGGCTATGATCGTCACTCAGCATCATCCTCACTTCATGGCAAAAGCCAGATTAGAGCTGGAGACAGTGCCTGGAGACGAACTTTGGACCAGGGATTTAGTGAAAGTGTCACTGAGCCATAACAATATAAAAGAGATTCCTTTGGGCATGTCACCTGAGACCTCAAATCTACGAGTGCTGATACTTTCCGAGAATCCTCTTCAGGAAATCCCAGATTCATTCTTTGTACATATGAAAGCCCTCGAAGTGCTTGATTTATCATTTACAAGGGTTAAGAGGCTACCAGACACTGTTTCTGATTTAGTAAATTTAAGGGCACTCTTGCTTGAAGGATGTGAATTATTAAGTTACGTGCCTTCAGTGGCGAAGCTGACAAAACTAACGACGTTGGATCTTCCAGAGACCTGTTGCCTAGCACCTGAAGGAATGGAGGGATTAAAATGTTTGCAGAAGTTACCCTACTGCCGTTGGAGACTATCAAATTTGTCTCGGTTCAATAGCTTCATACAATCTTGCCGGTTATACTCTTACAGTATATGGCTTTATGATATTAGGCACGAGGCTTTGTTTCGTGATGATGCTTATGAATTCTTGTATATGAATGAGAAAAGAGTTATTATAAGTGGCGTGAAGTTTGGACGAACTGAGATCACGCCTGTGTTACCTTGCAATATCCAAGCATTATATGTTCATGCATGCACAATGGAAGGGCAAAGAAGCCTGGGAGAAGCTCTCCCATCTCTAAGAGATGCCAAAAGTCTGAGTTGGTTAATGATAAAGGATTGTGTAGGGTTAAAGTACGTATCATCAGCGCCTCGCTGCATCTCTTCAGTTTCCTCTTACCTTGATAATCTTGAGGTTTTAAACCTCATTGATTTGCCTGATTTGAGAAGCATAGCAGAAAACGGATCGTTTTCATCCTTTTCGCATCTCAGAGAGTTGAAGATATCAAAGTGTCCTAAACTTAAGGCAGTGTTACCGTCCATGTCGTCACAACAACAGATTTGCCTTCCTCATCTGAATCGCATTCGTGTGGAACATTGTGAGGAGCTGGAGGAGATATTTGAATCAAACTGGGATTTTTTATCTGCACAGAATAATCTCAATCCCGGTGTCGCCCTTCCTGAATTATTGTCCCTAGAGTTGGAAGGGTTGCCGAAATTTAGAAACATTTACTCCATACAGCTACACCTCTGCACTTCTCTACAACATCTCCGTATAAGCGATTGTGCAAAGCTGGAAGGGATATTTACATCCTGCACTGCTGCAACCAAACCCATTCTCACTCTCCCTGAGCTACGACATTTTTATCTAAGTAGTCTACCAAATTTGAGCAGCGTGTATAGGGGTCTGCTCATATTTCCCTCCCCCGACTCTTTGTATTTACGGGTATTTGAATGCCCTAAGCTAAAGATGATGCCACTGTTGTCAGACCAGCTAATTTGCGATCCTTCACAGACGACTTTGGCTTCCTTACCCACAGAATCTGAAAGCCCTGAGTGGTGGGAGCCGTTGCACCAGGATTTTCCAGATGATGTAATCCGTCTATCTGATTATATACTGCAAGCTCGACAGCGTGTCTCATGGCTGTCACTGTCTACCAGCTAA
- the LOC141656419 gene encoding putative disease resistance protein At4g27220 isoform X1: MELAHPLQKRCNMLNRVKKMLSTSDLNEDMRAFRSKMDYLSAQQSDVLKAVEHAEIQPGKKRKSEVELWCTVVEEKKKKRQDIDSEFKNQGPSSALKHQLAKEIKEVEGLIQQGKFPSGVVLDSHSATRLEMVVNTLVGSRSAENIEMITKWLKQDDVFAIGVFGMGGVGKTTLLKKIHNSLLCDSDIEGQVYWVTASRECNLQILQTAIGKCLGLDLSKEDDVERRRSEIFRRLSQLKKSVLIIDDMWNHFLTDQVGIPLNSCGCKVVITTRSEEVCRKMGCQKVIKVRPLPEDDAWFLFVEKSGELAEDLYSTAKEIVEECGGLPLALNTMGCCMREVTDVQQWKNALYELRKPARRQDNDMDDEVFRVLQYSYDSLRDERLKQCFLSCVLFPEDWVITRAKLIDLWIMEGLLDDIESWENKENKGHTIVNNLEKSSLLEPALWDDEEKGVTMHDLVRDMAMIVTQHHPHFMAKARLELETVPGDELWTRDLVKVSLSHNNIKEIPLGMSPETSNLRVLILSENPLQEIPDSFFVHMKALEVLDLSFTRVKRLPDTVSDLVNLRALLLEGCELLSYVPSVAKLTKLTTLDLPETCCLAPEGMEGLKCLQKLPYCRWRLSNLSRFNSFIQSCRLYSYSIWLYDIRHEALFRDDAYEFLYMNEKRVIISGVKFGRTEITPVLPCNIQALYVHACTMEGQRSLGEALPSLRDAKSLSWLMIKDCVGLKYVSSAPRCISSVSSYLDNLEVLNLIDLPDLRSIAENGSFSSFSHLRELKISKCPKLKAVLPSMSSQQQICLPHLNRIRVEHCEELEEIFESNWDFLSAQNNLNPGVALPELLSLELEGLPKFRNIYSIQLHLCTSLQHLRISDCAKLEGIFTSCTAATKPILTLPELRHFYLSSLPNLSSVYRGLLIFPSPDSLYLRVFECPKLKMMPLLSDQLICDPSQTTLASLPTESESPEWWEPLHQDFPDDVIRLSDYILQARQRVSWLSLSTS; encoded by the coding sequence gTGCAATATGTTGAATAGAGTAAAGAAAATGCTGTCTACCTCTGACTTAAACGAGGACATGAGGGCTTTTAGGAGTAAAATGGATTATCTTAGTGCTCAGCAAAGCGATGTCTTGAAGGCGGTGGAGCACGCAGAGATTCAACCGGGAAAGAAGCGTAAAAGTGAGGTTGAATTGTGGTGTACAGTggtggaagaaaagaaaaaaaagcgtCAAGACATAGACTCTGAGTTTAAGAACCAAGGTCCCAGCAGTGCGCTCAAGCACCAACTTGCCAAAGAAATTAAAGAGGTTGAAGGGCTAATTCAACAGGGAAAATTCCCTAGTGGAGTAGTACTTGACAGCCATTCCGCGACAAGATTGGAAATGGTGGTGAACACTTTAGTGGGCTCAAGAAGTGCAGAGAACATTGAGATGATTACGAAGTGGTTAAAGCAGGACGATGTGTTTGCCATCGGTGTGTTTGGCATGGGTGGTGTTGGTAAAACAACATTGCTTAAGAAAATTCATAATAGCCTCCTGTGTGATTCTGATATAGAAGGACAAGTTTATTGGGTTACGGCATCTCGAGAATGCAACCTCCAAATCTTGCAAACTGCTATCGGAAAGTGTTTGGGTCTTGATCTTTCGAAGGAAGATGATGTTGAGAGGAGAAGGTCTGAGATATTTCGCAGATTGTCGCAGTTAAAAAAATCAGTGCTAATAATTGATGATATGTGGAACCATTTTCTGACTGATCAAGTAGGCATTCCTCTTAATTCATGTGGTTGCAAGGTTGTCATCACAACCCGATCAGAAGAAGTTTGCCGAAAAATGGGATGCCAGAAGGTTATCAAAGTTAGACCCCTTCCAGAAGACGATGCTTGGTTTTTATTTGTTGAAAAATCGGGAGAACTAGCAGAAGATTTATATTCAACTGCTAAAGAGATTGTTGAAGAGTGCGGGGGGTTGCCGCTTGCATTGAACACGATGGGGTGCTGTATGCGAGAAGTTACTGATGTTCAGCAGTGGAAAAATGCTCTATATGAACTGCGAAAGCCCGCCAGGAGGCAAGATAACGATATGGATGATGAGGTTTTTCGTGTTTTACAATATAGCTACGATAGCTTGAGAGATGAGAGGTTGAAACAGTGCTTTTTGAGCTGTGTATTATTTCCAGAAGATTGGGTTATCACTCGAGCGAAACTGATAGACCTTTGGATTATGGAGGGACTCTTGGATGATATAGAGAGCTGGGAAAATAAAGAGAACAAAGGACATACTATCGTGAACAATCTTGAAAAATCGAGCTTGTTGGAACCAGCACTTTGGGATGATGAAGAGAAAGGTGTGACAATGCATGATCTGGTACGAGACATGGCTATGATCGTCACTCAGCATCATCCTCACTTCATGGCAAAAGCCAGATTAGAGCTGGAGACAGTGCCTGGAGACGAACTTTGGACCAGGGATTTAGTGAAAGTGTCACTGAGCCATAACAATATAAAAGAGATTCCTTTGGGCATGTCACCTGAGACCTCAAATCTACGAGTGCTGATACTTTCCGAGAATCCTCTTCAGGAAATCCCAGATTCATTCTTTGTACATATGAAAGCCCTCGAAGTGCTTGATTTATCATTTACAAGGGTTAAGAGGCTACCAGACACTGTTTCTGATTTAGTAAATTTAAGGGCACTCTTGCTTGAAGGATGTGAATTATTAAGTTACGTGCCTTCAGTGGCGAAGCTGACAAAACTAACGACGTTGGATCTTCCAGAGACCTGTTGCCTAGCACCTGAAGGAATGGAGGGATTAAAATGTTTGCAGAAGTTACCCTACTGCCGTTGGAGACTATCAAATTTGTCTCGGTTCAATAGCTTCATACAATCTTGCCGGTTATACTCTTACAGTATATGGCTTTATGATATTAGGCACGAGGCTTTGTTTCGTGATGATGCTTATGAATTCTTGTATATGAATGAGAAAAGAGTTATTATAAGTGGCGTGAAGTTTGGACGAACTGAGATCACGCCTGTGTTACCTTGCAATATCCAAGCATTATATGTTCATGCATGCACAATGGAAGGGCAAAGAAGCCTGGGAGAAGCTCTCCCATCTCTAAGAGATGCCAAAAGTCTGAGTTGGTTAATGATAAAGGATTGTGTAGGGTTAAAGTACGTATCATCAGCGCCTCGCTGCATCTCTTCAGTTTCCTCTTACCTTGATAATCTTGAGGTTTTAAACCTCATTGATTTGCCTGATTTGAGAAGCATAGCAGAAAACGGATCGTTTTCATCCTTTTCGCATCTCAGAGAGTTGAAGATATCAAAGTGTCCTAAACTTAAGGCAGTGTTACCGTCCATGTCGTCACAACAACAGATTTGCCTTCCTCATCTGAATCGCATTCGTGTGGAACATTGTGAGGAGCTGGAGGAGATATTTGAATCAAACTGGGATTTTTTATCTGCACAGAATAATCTCAATCCCGGTGTCGCCCTTCCTGAATTATTGTCCCTAGAGTTGGAAGGGTTGCCGAAATTTAGAAACATTTACTCCATACAGCTACACCTCTGCACTTCTCTACAACATCTCCGTATAAGCGATTGTGCAAAGCTGGAAGGGATATTTACATCCTGCACTGCTGCAACCAAACCCATTCTCACTCTCCCTGAGCTACGACATTTTTATCTAAGTAGTCTACCAAATTTGAGCAGCGTGTATAGGGGTCTGCTCATATTTCCCTCCCCCGACTCTTTGTATTTACGGGTATTTGAATGCCCTAAGCTAAAGATGATGCCACTGTTGTCAGACCAGCTAATTTGCGATCCTTCACAGACGACTTTGGCTTCCTTACCCACAGAATCTGAAAGCCCTGAGTGGTGGGAGCCGTTGCACCAGGATTTTCCAGATGATGTAATCCGTCTATCTGATTATATACTGCAAGCTCGACAGCGTGTCTCATGGCTGTCACTGTCTACCAGCTAA